The Streptomyces nigra genome includes the window GGAGTCGTAGCCGATCTCGAGGATCTTGCTCCGGACCAGCGTCGCGATGTCCGCGTACGTCTTGGTCGTGACCTCTCCGGCCACGTGCACCAGGCCGGTCGTGATCAGCGTCTCGACGGCGACGCGGGACGAGGGGTCCTCGCGCAGCAGCGCGTCGAGAATGGTGTCGCTGATCTGGTCAGCGATCTTGTCGGGATGACCCTCGGTCACAGACTCCGAGGTGAACAGGCGACGGGACACAACGCTCCCTGGGGTTGCAGCGGCTGCTGGCTGATCATTGGTGGACGGGACGGGGGCTGCGCCCGGCGTCGTCCGTGGACAGTTTATCTGTCGCGCCCGGTCACGGACCCCCTGTCTCGCCTCTCGGGAGGGCTGTGACCTGCGGCACGGGCATTCTGCCAATCGCACACGGCAGTGGCCAGAGGCGCCACGCCCGAATCGGCCGGACGCCGGACGTCCTCCCGGGTGTGTCAGACGACACCGTCCAGACGACGCGCGACGAGGTCCCACACGATGTCGGCGAGGGCTTCCTTCGGGCCGTGCGGCACGGGGGTCTCGCTGCCGTCGGCGCCCAGGACGACCGCCTCGTTCTCCTCGGAGCCGAAGGTCTTGCGCTCCCCCACCTCGTTGACGACGAGGAGGTCGCAGCCCTTGCGCTCCAGCTTGCGGCGGCCGTTGGCCAGGACGTCGTCGGTCTCGGCGGCGAAGCCGACGACCACCTGGCCGTCCCGGGGCCGGTCGCCCGCGATCTCCGCCAGGATGTCGGGGTTGCGCACCAGGACGATCGGCTCGGGCTCCTGGCCGTCCTTCTTCTTGATCTTCCCGGCGGCGTACGAGGCCGGACGGAAGTCGGCGACGGCCGCGGCCATCACCACGGCGTCCGCGTCGGCGGCGGCCTTGAGGACGGCCTCCCGCATCTGCACGGCGGTGCCGACCGGCACCACGTCGACACCGGCCGGGTCGGGCATCCCCGTGTCGGCGGCGACCAGGGTGACCCGGGCGCCCCGGGCGGCGGCGGTGCGGGCGAGGGCGTACCCCTGCTTGCCGGAGGAGCGGTTGCCGAGAAAGCGGACGGGGTCGAGGGGCTCGCGGGTGCCGCCGGCGCTCACCACGACATGGCGGCCCGTGAGGTCGGGCTCGGCGACGCCCCGGGCCAGCACCCGGCGGCAGACGTCGAAGATCTCCCCGGGGTCGGGCAGCCGGCCCTTGCCGGTGTCGACACCGGTGAGACGGCCGACGGCAGGCTCGATGACGACGGCGCCGCGCCGGCGCAGGCTCGCCACGTTCTCCTGGGTGGCCGGGTGCTCCCACATCTCCGTGTGCATGGCCGGGGCGAACACGACCGGGCACCGGGCGGTGAGCAGGGTGTTGGTCAGCAGGTCGTCCGCGAGGCCGTGGGCGGCCTTGGCGAGCATGTCGGCCGTGGCGGGGGCGACGACGACCAGGTCGGCGTGCTGGCCGATCCGGACGTGGGGCACTTCGTGGACGTCGTCCCAGACCTCCGTGGAGACCGGGTTGCCTGAGAGGGCGGACCAGGTGGCGGCACCGACGAAGTGCAGGGCGGAGGCGGTGGGCACGACGCGCACGTCATGGCCGGACTCCGTGAACCGGCGCAGCAGCTCACAGGCCTTGTACGCGGCGATGCCGCCGCTGACCCCCAGAACGACCTTCGGCTTGTCCACCGTCTCTCCCCGGACTCGGCTGTGTACGACTCCACTACACACCACAGGCCCGGCGGACGCGCCGCCGGGCCTGTGGAAAAGTCAGCGTCAAGCTGAAGATCGTACTTACTGCGCCGGGCCCTCGACGGCCTCGGACGTCAGAAGACCCGCGTTGATCTCCCGGAGGGCGATCGAGAGCGGCTTCTCGTGGACGTGCGTGTCGACGAGCGGACCGACGTACTCGAGGAGGCCCTCGCCGAGCTGCGAGTAGTACGCGTTGATCTGGCGGGCCCGCTTGGCCGCGTAGATCACGAGGCTGTACTTCGAGTCGGTGGCCTCGAGGAGCTCGTCGATCGGCGGGTTGATGATGCCCTCGGGCGCGGAGATGGAAGAGGACACGCTCTACCTTCCGATGGATGGGAAAGATTCAGTCATGCGATCGGACACGATCACACAACGTCCACCAAGGCTAGCAGCTCGCGCGCCACGTCCTCGACGGAGGTGTTGACCAACGTCACATCGAACTCGGGCTCGGCCGCCAGTTCGATCTTCGCCGCCTCCAGGCGGCGCTCGATGACCTCGGGCGGCTCGGTGCCCCGTCCGGTGAGCCTGCGCACCAGCTCGTCCCAGGAGGGAGGGGCCAGGAACACGAGCTGGGCCTCGGGCATCGACTCGCGGACCTGCCGGGCGCCCTGGAGGTCGATCTCCAGGAGCACCGGCTCTCCGGCGTCGAGCCGCTCCAGCACCGCCGCACGCGGCGTGCCGTAGCGGTTGCCGGCGAACTCGGCCCACTCCAGCAGCTCGCCGTTGGCGATCAGCTTGTCCATCTCCTCGTCGGTGACGAAGAAGTAGTGGACTCCGTGCTGCTCGCCGGGGCGGGACTTGCGGGTCGTCGCCGACACCGAGAGCCAGACCTCGGGGTGTTCTTTGCGCATGTGGGCGACGACCGTGCTCTTGCCGACCCCGGAGGGGCCGGAGAGCACGGTCAGCCGCGGACGTGCGTCCGGGGGCTCGGGGGTCGTCCCCCGGGGTGTTACAGCCATGCAGCGATTATTCCAGCAATCGCGGACCGCCCGGGACCCCAGGTCCCGGGGAGCCGGGACTCAGGAGCCGGTGCTGCCGAACTCACGCTCAAGGGAGGCGATCTGGTTGGAACCGAGGCCCCGCACGCGGCGGCTCTCGGAGATGCCGAGTCGCTCCATGATCTGCTTGGCGCGGACCTTGCCCACGCCCGGCAGGGACTCGAGCAGCGCGGAGACCTTCATCTTGCCGATGACGTCGTTCTCCTGGCCCTGCTTGATGACCTCGTGAAGGGAGGCGCCGGAGTGCTTGAGTCGATTCTTGACCTCGGCCCGCTCCCGGCGCGCCGCGGCGGCCTTTTCGAGCGCGGCTGCGCGCTGTTCAGGGGTAAGGGGCGGAAGAGCCACGCCTACGTCACCTCGGATGTCGAACTGTCGGATACGGACCGGTGAGGAACCTAGTCGCCCCACACCTGGGGAGCCACGAGCAACACGCTTGCCCACTGACTCTCGTCGGAGACTAGCGGGCAAGTCCGCAAGAGTCAGCGAGAACAGCGGAAAAGTCCTGGTCAGCCTCCGTCAGGCCGGACATTTAAGACATACTGCCCCGGATTTGAGGATGTATCCAGACTCAAGTCGGCCGCGGAGCACTCATCGGAGGACTCCGCGGCCCACTTCGACGTCAGCTGCGGCGCTCAGACGCCCGCGACGGCCGCCCGCACCTCGTCGGCGAAGCGTGACGCGGCGTCACGCAGAGCGACCACGTCGGGGCCGTGCCGCAGCACACCCCGGCTGACGTTCGGGACGACGTTGCGCACCGCCGCGCCGAACACCCTGGGCAGATCCGCGGGCGTCGCCCCCTGGGCGCCGATGCCGGGCGCGAGCAGCGGTCCGTTGATGGCGAGGTCGTAGGACGACAGGTCACCGAGCGTGGCGCCGACGACCGCCCCGAAGGAGCCCAGCGGCTCCTCCCCCGCGTTCTCCGCGGCGAGGTGGGCGAGCATCGTCGCGCCGACGTCCCGGCCGTCCGCGCGGACCGCGTGCTGGACCTCGCCGCCCTCCGGGTTGGAGGTGAGGGCGAGCACGAACAGACCGGTGCCGCTCTCGCGGGCCAGCGCGACCGCCGGGGACAGCGAGCCGTAGCCGAGGTACGGCGACACCGTCAGCGCGTCGGAGAACAGCGGCGAGTCCTTGCGCAGGAAGGACTCGGCGTACGCGGCCATCGTCGAGCCGATGTCGCCGCGCTTGGCGTCCATGACGACCAGCGCGCCGGCCGCCCGCGCCTCCTCCACCGTCCTCTCCAGGACGGCGACCCCGCGCGAGCCGAAGCGCTCGAAGAACGCGCTCTGCGGCTTGAGGACGGCGATCCGGTCGGCGGTCGCCTCCACGACCGTGCGGCTGAACCGCTCCAGGCCGGCGATGTCGTCGCCCAGACCCCACTCGGCGAGCAGGGATGCATGCGGGTCGATTCCCACGCACAGGGGGCCGCGCTCGTCCATGGCACGGCGCAGTCGACTGCCGAAGGGCTCGGTCATACCGTCTTCCTCACGTCGGCGCCGACCGCGTCGGCGAGGGTGGCGTACGGGCTGGTGCGCAGGCGGGCCGCGAGCCCCTTGTGCAGGGTGCGGCACCAGAAGGGGCCCTCGTAGATGAAGGCGCTGTAGCCCTGGACGAGGGTGGCGCCCGCCAGGATGCGCTGCCAGGCGTCCTCGGCGTTCTCGATGCCGCCGACCCCCACGAGGGTGATCCGGTCGCCCACGCGCGCGTAGAGGCGCCTCAGGACCTCCAGCGAGCGTGCCTTGAGGGGCGCTCCGGAGAGTCCACCGGTCTCCTCGACCAGGGCGGGGTCGGACGTCAGGCCGAGCCCCTCGCGCGCGATGGTGGTGTTGGTGGCGATGATGCCGTCCAGGCCCAGTTCGACGGCCAGGTCGGCGACGGCGTCGACGTCCTCGTCGGCGAGGTCCGGCGCGATCTTCACGAGCAGCGGCACCCGGCGGGTGGTCACCACACGGTCGGCGGCCTCGCGCACGGCCGTCAGCAGGGGCCGCAGCGACTCGGTGGCCTGCAGATTGCGCAGACCGGGGGTGTTGGGCGACGAGACGTTGACGACCAGGTAGTCCGCGTACGGCGCCAGCCGCTCGGCCGACTTCACGTAGTCGGCGGCGGCCTCGGCCTCGGGCACGACCTTGGTCTTGCCGATGTTGACGCCCACGACGGTCCTGAAGACCGGCGTACGGGACGCCAGGCGGGCCGCCACGGCCAGCGAGCCCTCGTTGTTGAACCCCATGCGGTTGATCAGCGCCCGGTCCGGCACGAGCCGGAACAGCCGCTTCCTGGGGTTGCCCGGCTGGGCCTCCCCCGTGACCGTGCCGATCTCGACGTGGTCGAAGCCCAGCATCGACATGCCGTCGATCGCGACGGCGTTCTTGTCGAAGCCGGCGGCGAGCCCGAACGGCCCGTGCATGCGCAGCCCGAACGCCTCGGTGCGCAGCTCCTTGTAGCGGGGCGCGAGGGCCGCGGCGACGAAGGTGCGCAGCACGGGGACGCGGGCGACGAGACGGATCCATCGGAAGGCGAGGTGGTGGGCCTGCTCCGGGTCCATCCGCTGGAAGAAGCAGGTGAAGAAGATCTTGTACATGATTCCCTCATGACGAGGGGGACACCGTTTCCGGTGTCCCCCTCGTCTACTGCTAGTCGCGGGCCGCGGTCAGGTGTTCGGCGTGTTCCTGGAGCGATCGGACGCCCACGTCGCCGTGGTTGAGGGCGTCGATGCCCTGGACGGCGGCGGCGAGCGCCTGGACCGTCGTCAGGCACGGCACCGAGCGTGCCACGGCCGCCGTACGGATCTCGTAGCCGTCGAGCCGGCCGCCGGTGCCGTACGGGGTGTTGACGATGAGGTCGACCTCGCCGTCGTGGATGAGCTGGACGATGGTCTTCTCGCCGTTCGGGCCCGTGCCCTCGGACTGCTTGCGCACGACGGTGGCGTTGATGCCGTTGCGCTTGAGGACCTCGGCGGTGCCGGAGGTGGCCATCAGCTCGAAGCCGTGGGCGACCAGCTCGCGCGCCGGGAAGATCATCGAGCGCTTGTCGCGGTTGGCGACCGAGATGAACGCGCGGCCCTTGGTGGGCAGCGGGCCGTACGCGCCGGCCTGCGACTTGGCGTACGCCGTGCCGAAGACGCTGTCGATGCCCATGACCTCGCCGGTGGAGCGCATCTCCGGGCCGAGGACCGTGTCGACGCCGCGCCCGTGGATGTCGCGGAAGCGCGACCAGGGCATGACGGCCTCCTTGACGGAGATCGGCGCGTCGAGCGGCAGCTCGCCGCCGTCGCCGCTCCTCGGCAGCAGGCCCTCGGCGCGCAGCTCGGCGATGGTCGCGCCCAGCGAGATCCGGGCGGCGGCCTTGGCCAGCGGCACCGCGGTCGCCTTCGAGGTGAAGGGGACCGTGCGGGACGCGCGCGGGTTGGCCTCCAGGACGTAGAGGATGTCGCCGGCCATCGCGAACTGGATGTTGATCAGTCCGCGCACCCCGACGCCCTTGGCGATGGCCTCGGTGGAGGCACGCAGCCGCTTGATGTCGAAGCCGCCCAGGGTGATCGGGGGCAGCGCGCACGCCGAGTCGCCGGAGTGGATGCCGGCCTCCTCGATGTGCTCCATGACGCCGCCGAGGTAGAGCTCGGTGCCGTCGTAGAGCGCGTCGACGTCGATCTCGATCGCGTCGTCCAGGAACCGGTCGACGAGGACCGGCCGCGACGGGCTGATCTCGGTGGACTCGGCGATGTAGGACTCCAGCCGGGTCTCGTCGTAGACGATCTCCATGCCGCGTCCGCCGAGGACGTAGGAGGGCCGCACGAGGACCGGGTAGCCGATCTCGTCCGCGATGGCCTTGGCGCCGGCGAAGGTGGTCGCGGTGCCGTGCTTGGGGGCGGGCAGGCCCGCCTCGGCGAGCACGCGGCCGAACGCCCCGCGGTCCTCGGCGGCGTGGATGGCCTCGGGGGACGTGCCGACGATCGGCACGCCGTTGTCCTTCAGCGCCTGCGACAGGCCCAGCGGGGTCTGGCCGCCCAGCTGGACGACGACACCGGCGACCGGTCCGGCCTGCCGCTCGGCGTGGACGATCTCCAGCACGTCCTCCAGCGTCAGCGGCTCGAAGTACAGCCGGTCGGACGTGTCGTAGTCGGTGGAGACGGTCTCCGGGTTGCAGTTGACCATCACGGTCTCGTACCCGGCGTCCGACAGCGCGAAGGAGGCGTGGACGCAGGAGTAGTCGAACTCGATGCCCTGGCCGCTGCGGTTGGGGCCGGAGCCCAGGATGATGACGGCCGGCTTCTCGCGCGGCGCGACCTCGGTCTCCTCGTCGTAGGAGGAGTAGAAGTACGGGGTCTTGGCGGCGAACTCGGCGGCGCACGTGTCGACCGTCTTGTAGACCGGGCGGATGCCGAGCGCGTGCCGCACCTCGCGGACGACGTCCTCGCGCAGCCCGCGGATCTCGGCGATCTGCTGGTCGGAGAACCCGTGCCGCTTGGCCTCGGCCAGCAGGTCGGGGGTCAGCTCGGGGGACTCGCCGAGCTCGTCGGCGATCTCCTTGATGAGGAAGAGCTGGTCGACGAACCACGGGTCGATCTTCGTGGCGTCGAAGACCTCCTCCGGGGTGGCGCCCGCGCGGATGGCCCCCATGACCGCGTTGATACGGCCGTCGGTGGGCCGGACCGCCTCGCGCAGCAGTTCGTCCTTGTCGCCGGGGTCGCCGACGAACGTGAACTGGCTGCCCTTCTTCTCCAGGGAGCGCAGCGCCTTCTGGAAGGCCTCGGTGAAGTTGCGGCCGATGGCCATGGCCTCGCCGACCGACTTCATGGTGGTGGTGAGGGTGGAGTCGGCGCTGGGGAACTTCTCGAAGGCGAACCGGGGGGCCTTCACGACCACGTAGTCGAGCGTGGGCTCGAAGGAGGCCGGGGTCTCCTGGGTGATGTCGTTCGGGATCTCGTCCAGCGTGTAGCCGACGGCCAGCTTGGCGGCGATCTTGGCGATGGGGAAGCCGGTCGCCTTGGAGGCGAGCGCCGAGGAGCGCGACACGCGCGGGTTCATCTCGATGACGATGACCCGGCCGTCCTCGGGGTTCACCGCGAACTGGATGTTGCAGCCGCCGGTGTCGACGCCGACCTCGCGGATCACGGCGATGCCGATGTCCCGCAGGGTCTGGTACTCGCGGTCGGTGAGCGTCATCGCCGGGGCGACGGTGATGGAGTCGCCGGTGTGCACGCCCATCGGGTCGAAGTTCTCGATGGAGCAGACGACCACGACGTTGTCGTGCTTGTCGCGCATCAGCTCCAGCTCGTACTCCTTCCAGCCGAGGATGGACTCCTCCAGGAGCACCTCGGTGGTCGGCGAGAGCGTGAGGCCCTGGCCCGCGATACGGCGCAGCTCCTCCTCGTCGTGCGCGAAGCCGGAGCCGGCGCCGCCCATGGTGAAGGAGGGGCGGACGACGACCGGATAGCCGCCGAGCGTCTCGACGCCCTGGATCACGTCGTCCATGGAGTGGCAGATCACCGAGCGGGCGGACTCGCCGTGGCCGATCTTCTTGCGGACCTCCTCGACGACCTCCTTGAACAGGTCGCGGTCCTCGCCCTTGTTGATGGCCTCGACGTTGGCGCCGATCAGCTCGACGCCGTACTTCTCCAGGGTGCCGGCCTCGTGCAGCGAGATCGCCGTGTTGAGGGCCGTCTGGCCGCCCAGGGTCGGCAGCAGCGCGTCGGGGCGCTCCTTGGCGATGATCTTCTCGACGAACTCCGGGGTGATCGGCTCGACGTAGGTGGCGTCGGCGATCTCCGGGTCGGTCATGATCGTCGCCGGGTTGGAGTTGACGAGGACGACCCTGAGGCCCTCGGCCTTGAGGACGCGGCACGCCTGGGTGCCGGAGTAGTCGAACTCGGCGGCCTGGCCGATGACGATCGGGCCGGAGCCGATGACCAGGACGGACTGGATATCGGTGCGCTTAGGCACGCTGGCCCTCCATCAGAGATACGAAGCGGTCGAACAGGTAGGCGGCGTCGTGCGGGCCCGCTGCCGCTTCGGGGTGGTACTGGACGCTGAAGGCCGGGCGGTCGAGGAGCCTCAGCCCCTCCACCACGTTGTCGTTCAGGCAGACGTGGGAGACCTCGGCGCGGCCGTAGGG containing:
- the coaBC gene encoding bifunctional phosphopantothenoylcysteine decarboxylase/phosphopantothenate--cysteine ligase CoaBC, which translates into the protein MDKPKVVLGVSGGIAAYKACELLRRFTESGHDVRVVPTASALHFVGAATWSALSGNPVSTEVWDDVHEVPHVRIGQHADLVVVAPATADMLAKAAHGLADDLLTNTLLTARCPVVFAPAMHTEMWEHPATQENVASLRRRGAVVIEPAVGRLTGVDTGKGRLPDPGEIFDVCRRVLARGVAEPDLTGRHVVVSAGGTREPLDPVRFLGNRSSGKQGYALARTAAARGARVTLVAADTGMPDPAGVDVVPVGTAVQMREAVLKAAADADAVVMAAAVADFRPASYAAGKIKKKDGQEPEPIVLVRNPDILAEIAGDRPRDGQVVVGFAAETDDVLANGRRKLERKGCDLLVVNEVGERKTFGSEENEAVVLGADGSETPVPHGPKEALADIVWDLVARRLDGVV
- the rpoZ gene encoding DNA-directed RNA polymerase subunit omega — translated: MSSSISAPEGIINPPIDELLEATDSKYSLVIYAAKRARQINAYYSQLGEGLLEYVGPLVDTHVHEKPLSIALREINAGLLTSEAVEGPAQ
- the gmk gene encoding guanylate kinase, whose product is MAVTPRGTTPEPPDARPRLTVLSGPSGVGKSTVVAHMRKEHPEVWLSVSATTRKSRPGEQHGVHYFFVTDEEMDKLIANGELLEWAEFAGNRYGTPRAAVLERLDAGEPVLLEIDLQGARQVRESMPEAQLVFLAPPSWDELVRRLTGRGTEPPEVIERRLEAAKIELAAEPEFDVTLVNTSVEDVARELLALVDVV
- a CDS encoding integration host factor, which encodes MALPPLTPEQRAAALEKAAAARRERAEVKNRLKHSGASLHEVIKQGQENDVIGKMKVSALLESLPGVGKVRAKQIMERLGISESRRVRGLGSNQIASLEREFGSTGS
- the pyrF gene encoding orotidine-5'-phosphate decarboxylase, with the translated sequence MTEPFGSRLRRAMDERGPLCVGIDPHASLLAEWGLGDDIAGLERFSRTVVEATADRIAVLKPQSAFFERFGSRGVAVLERTVEEARAAGALVVMDAKRGDIGSTMAAYAESFLRKDSPLFSDALTVSPYLGYGSLSPAVALARESGTGLFVLALTSNPEGGEVQHAVRADGRDVGATMLAHLAAENAGEEPLGSFGAVVGATLGDLSSYDLAINGPLLAPGIGAQGATPADLPRVFGAAVRNVVPNVSRGVLRHGPDVVALRDAASRFADEVRAAVAGV
- a CDS encoding quinone-dependent dihydroorotate dehydrogenase — translated: MYKIFFTCFFQRMDPEQAHHLAFRWIRLVARVPVLRTFVAAALAPRYKELRTEAFGLRMHGPFGLAAGFDKNAVAIDGMSMLGFDHVEIGTVTGEAQPGNPRKRLFRLVPDRALINRMGFNNEGSLAVAARLASRTPVFRTVVGVNIGKTKVVPEAEAAADYVKSAERLAPYADYLVVNVSSPNTPGLRNLQATESLRPLLTAVREAADRVVTTRRVPLLVKIAPDLADEDVDAVADLAVELGLDGIIATNTTIAREGLGLTSDPALVEETGGLSGAPLKARSLEVLRRLYARVGDRITLVGVGGIENAEDAWQRILAGATLVQGYSAFIYEGPFWCRTLHKGLAARLRTSPYATLADAVGADVRKTV
- the carB gene encoding carbamoyl-phosphate synthase large subunit produces the protein MPKRTDIQSVLVIGSGPIVIGQAAEFDYSGTQACRVLKAEGLRVVLVNSNPATIMTDPEIADATYVEPITPEFVEKIIAKERPDALLPTLGGQTALNTAISLHEAGTLEKYGVELIGANVEAINKGEDRDLFKEVVEEVRKKIGHGESARSVICHSMDDVIQGVETLGGYPVVVRPSFTMGGAGSGFAHDEEELRRIAGQGLTLSPTTEVLLEESILGWKEYELELMRDKHDNVVVVCSIENFDPMGVHTGDSITVAPAMTLTDREYQTLRDIGIAVIREVGVDTGGCNIQFAVNPEDGRVIVIEMNPRVSRSSALASKATGFPIAKIAAKLAVGYTLDEIPNDITQETPASFEPTLDYVVVKAPRFAFEKFPSADSTLTTTMKSVGEAMAIGRNFTEAFQKALRSLEKKGSQFTFVGDPGDKDELLREAVRPTDGRINAVMGAIRAGATPEEVFDATKIDPWFVDQLFLIKEIADELGESPELTPDLLAEAKRHGFSDQQIAEIRGLREDVVREVRHALGIRPVYKTVDTCAAEFAAKTPYFYSSYDEETEVAPREKPAVIILGSGPNRSGQGIEFDYSCVHASFALSDAGYETVMVNCNPETVSTDYDTSDRLYFEPLTLEDVLEIVHAERQAGPVAGVVVQLGGQTPLGLSQALKDNGVPIVGTSPEAIHAAEDRGAFGRVLAEAGLPAPKHGTATTFAGAKAIADEIGYPVLVRPSYVLGGRGMEIVYDETRLESYIAESTEISPSRPVLVDRFLDDAIEIDVDALYDGTELYLGGVMEHIEEAGIHSGDSACALPPITLGGFDIKRLRASTEAIAKGVGVRGLINIQFAMAGDILYVLEANPRASRTVPFTSKATAVPLAKAAARISLGATIAELRAEGLLPRSGDGGELPLDAPISVKEAVMPWSRFRDIHGRGVDTVLGPEMRSTGEVMGIDSVFGTAYAKSQAGAYGPLPTKGRAFISVANRDKRSMIFPARELVAHGFELMATSGTAEVLKRNGINATVVRKQSEGTGPNGEKTIVQLIHDGEVDLIVNTPYGTGGRLDGYEIRTAAVARSVPCLTTVQALAAAVQGIDALNHGDVGVRSLQEHAEHLTAARD